The following are from one region of the Rhizobacter sp. AJA081-3 genome:
- the dapA gene encoding 4-hydroxy-tetrahydrodipicolinate synthase, which produces MKPIVGSIVALVTPMHDDGSVDYPALRRLIDWHIAEGTDCVGVVGTTGESPTVSVDEHCEIIRVSVEHAKGRVPIMAGTGGNSTREAIELSRFAKKVGADCTLSVVPYYNKPSQEGIYQHFKAIAEAADIPMVLYNVPGRTVADMQHDTVLRLAQVPGVIGIKEATGNIERAQWLIRQAPKGFSIYSGDDGTAVALMLLGGHGNVSVTANVAPKAMHELCMAAMAGQTRDAAAIQMRLLPLHKSLFCESSPAPTKWAMQRLGLIGGGLRLPITPLTAAGQTQVEQALRDAGLL; this is translated from the coding sequence ATGAAACCCATTGTTGGCAGCATCGTCGCGCTCGTGACGCCGATGCACGATGACGGCAGCGTCGACTACCCCGCGCTGCGCCGGCTGATCGACTGGCACATCGCCGAAGGCACCGATTGCGTCGGCGTGGTCGGCACGACCGGCGAGTCGCCCACGGTCTCGGTCGACGAGCACTGCGAGATCATCCGCGTGTCGGTCGAGCACGCCAAGGGCCGCGTGCCGATCATGGCCGGCACCGGCGGCAATTCCACGCGCGAGGCGATCGAGCTGTCGCGCTTCGCCAAGAAGGTCGGCGCCGACTGCACGCTGTCGGTCGTGCCCTACTACAACAAGCCTTCGCAGGAAGGCATCTACCAGCACTTCAAGGCGATCGCCGAAGCGGCCGACATCCCGATGGTGCTTTACAACGTACCGGGCCGCACCGTCGCAGACATGCAGCACGACACCGTGCTGCGCCTGGCGCAGGTGCCCGGCGTGATCGGCATCAAGGAAGCCACCGGCAACATCGAGCGCGCGCAGTGGCTGATCAGGCAGGCGCCCAAGGGCTTCTCGATCTACTCCGGTGATGACGGTACCGCCGTGGCGCTGATGCTGCTCGGCGGCCACGGCAACGTGAGCGTCACCGCCAACGTGGCGCCCAAGGCGATGCACGAGCTGTGCATGGCCGCCATGGCCGGCCAGACGCGCGATGCCGCCGCGATCCAGATGCGCTTGCTGCCGCTGCACAAGAGCCTGTTCTGCGAGTCCAGCCCGGCGCCCACCAAATGGGCCATGCAGCGCCTGGGCCTGATCGGCGGCGGTCTGCGCCTGCCGATCACGCCGCTGACCGCGGCGGGCCAGACGCAGGTCGAACAGGCCCTGCGCGACGCCGGCCTGCTGTGA
- the bamC gene encoding outer membrane protein assembly factor BamC, with the protein MPSVHLPLRGLALSLALALGGCSSIENLVAGDKIDYRSSGTKTPGLEVPPDLTQLARDSRYLPTGGAISAATFQSGASSPAAVQTAATVAPTQIGEVRIERQGNQRWLVTPLTPEQLWPRLQAFWKDSGFTLVIDQAATGVMETEWNENRAKLPQDIVRNTLGKVIDSFYSTGERDKFRTRVERTTNGTEVYISHRGVEEVYVNTQKDSTVWQPRPADPQLEATFLARLMARLGVAEEAAKATVASAPVPNARARVLANQPGATLQVDDSFDRAWRRVGLALDRSGFTVEDRDRTQGLYFVRYVDPKEVGKAEPGFFAKLFGGKDDAVGPVRYRIQVKAEGERANVAVQNAQGAPEPGEAGQRIVKLLLDELK; encoded by the coding sequence CTGCCTTCTGTCCACCTTCCGCTGCGCGGCCTCGCCCTGTCCCTGGCCCTCGCGCTCGGCGGCTGCTCGTCGATCGAGAACCTGGTCGCCGGCGACAAGATCGACTACCGCAGTTCCGGCACCAAGACGCCGGGGCTCGAAGTGCCGCCCGACCTGACCCAGCTCGCGCGCGACTCGCGCTACCTGCCCACCGGAGGCGCCATCAGCGCGGCGACCTTCCAGTCCGGCGCCTCGTCGCCCGCCGCCGTGCAGACCGCCGCCACAGTGGCTCCGACACAGATCGGCGAGGTACGCATCGAGCGCCAGGGCAACCAGCGCTGGCTGGTGACACCGCTGACGCCCGAGCAACTCTGGCCGCGCCTGCAGGCCTTCTGGAAGGACAGCGGCTTCACGCTCGTGATCGACCAGGCGGCCACCGGCGTGATGGAGACCGAGTGGAACGAGAACCGCGCCAAGCTGCCGCAGGACATCGTTCGCAACACGCTGGGCAAGGTGATCGATTCCTTCTACTCGACCGGCGAGCGCGACAAGTTCCGCACCCGTGTCGAGCGCACGACCAACGGCACCGAGGTCTACATCAGCCATCGCGGCGTGGAAGAGGTCTACGTCAACACGCAGAAGGACTCCACCGTCTGGCAGCCGCGGCCGGCCGATCCGCAGCTCGAGGCCACCTTCCTCGCGCGCCTGATGGCCCGCCTGGGCGTCGCCGAAGAGGCCGCCAAGGCGACTGTCGCCTCGGCGCCGGTCCCGAACGCGCGCGCCCGCGTGCTCGCCAACCAGCCGGGCGCCACGCTGCAGGTCGACGACAGCTTCGACCGCGCCTGGCGCCGTGTCGGCCTGGCGCTGGACCGCAGCGGCTTCACCGTGGAGGACCGCGATCGCACGCAGGGCCTGTACTTCGTGCGCTACGTCGATCCGAAGGAAGTGGGCAAGGCCGAACCGGGCTTCTTCGCCAAGCTGTTCGGCGGCAAGGACGACGCGGTCGGCCCGGTGCGCTATCGCATCCAGGTCAAGGCCGAGGGCGAGCGAGCCAACGTCGCGGTACAGAACGCGCAGGGCGCGCCGGAACCGGGCGAGGCCGGCCAGCGCATCGTCAAGCTGCTGCTCGACGAGCTGAAGTAG
- a CDS encoding MBL fold metallo-hydrolase translates to MRFCSLGSGSGGNATVVEARDGSGVSRVAIDCGFSLREFELRLARAGLRCDELDAIFITHEHGDHIGCAVTLARRHGIALWMSRGTWRAIGAPEADGLLHFARDGEAIAVGRLELTPYTVPHDAMEPLQLRCGDGAAHLGVLTDAGSITPHLLAHLQGCQALLLECNHDTQMLAQSRYPASLKARIGGRLGHLSNDTAAQILAQSAHGGLQHLVAAHLSEQNNSPEQARAALAPACGAAPDEIVVADPAAGFGWLSIR, encoded by the coding sequence ATGCGCTTCTGCAGCCTCGGCAGCGGCAGCGGCGGCAACGCCACCGTCGTCGAAGCGCGCGACGGCAGCGGCGTCAGCCGCGTCGCCATCGATTGCGGTTTCTCGCTGCGCGAGTTCGAGTTGAGGCTGGCGCGCGCCGGCCTGCGCTGCGACGAGCTCGACGCGATCTTCATCACCCACGAACACGGCGACCACATCGGCTGCGCCGTCACGCTGGCACGGCGCCATGGCATTGCGCTGTGGATGAGCCGCGGCACATGGCGAGCCATCGGCGCCCCCGAAGCAGACGGCTTGCTGCACTTCGCACGCGATGGCGAGGCCATTGCGGTGGGCCGGCTGGAGCTCACGCCGTACACCGTGCCGCACGACGCGATGGAACCGCTGCAGTTGCGCTGTGGTGACGGTGCCGCGCACCTGGGCGTGCTCACCGATGCCGGCTCGATCACGCCGCACCTGCTTGCGCACCTGCAGGGTTGCCAGGCGCTGCTGCTGGAGTGCAACCATGACACGCAGATGCTCGCGCAGTCACGCTACCCGGCCTCGCTCAAGGCACGCATCGGCGGCCGGTTGGGCCACTTGTCCAACGACACCGCGGCGCAGATCCTCGCGCAATCGGCCCACGGCGGGCTCCAGCATCTCGTGGCCGCGCACCTGAGCGAGCAGAACAACAGCCCCGAGCAGGCCCGCGCGGCGCTCGCCCCGGCCTGTGGCGCCGCGCCCGACGAGATCGTCGTGGCGGATCCGGCGGCGGGCTTCGGGTGGCTGAGCATTCGCTGA
- a CDS encoding JmjC domain-containing protein: MDIDAATPLLGGLTPATFMRRHWQKKPLLVRQAVPMAQPFVGRAELFALAAGEGVESRLIVRHGKDWSLRHGPFARRALPPLAQPQWSLLVQGMDLHLDRARDMIERFRFVPDARLDDVMVSYATDGGGVGPHFDSYDVFLLQIHGRRRWRIGRLPRPELQPDVPLKILTNFVAEQEWLLEPGDMLYLPPRWAHDGIAEGECMTCSIGFRSAGARELGRELLQRALDSDEDEAGDAIYRDPAQAATTAPGRIPEALHAFGLDAMRAWLEQQGGFDLALGEVLSEPKPGVWFDAGAPLPSGCAVRLDRRTRMIYDRRHVFINGEAFRAGGRDATLMRRLADRRTLDAGRLDSLSDDARELLDQWARAGWLHADDEGGSR, encoded by the coding sequence ATCGACATCGACGCCGCGACACCCCTCCTGGGCGGCCTGACGCCCGCCACCTTCATGCGCCGCCACTGGCAGAAGAAGCCGCTGCTGGTGCGGCAGGCCGTGCCGATGGCGCAGCCCTTCGTCGGCCGCGCCGAGCTGTTCGCGCTGGCCGCGGGCGAGGGCGTGGAATCTCGCCTCATCGTGCGACACGGCAAGGACTGGTCGCTGCGCCACGGGCCTTTCGCGCGACGCGCTTTGCCGCCGCTGGCGCAGCCGCAGTGGAGCCTGCTCGTGCAGGGCATGGACCTGCACCTGGACCGCGCCCGGGACATGATCGAGCGCTTTCGCTTCGTGCCCGATGCGCGGCTGGACGACGTGATGGTCTCGTATGCCACCGACGGCGGCGGCGTCGGCCCGCACTTCGATTCCTACGACGTGTTCCTGCTGCAGATCCACGGCAGGCGCCGCTGGCGCATCGGGCGGCTGCCCCGGCCCGAACTGCAGCCCGACGTGCCGCTGAAGATCCTCACCAACTTCGTCGCCGAGCAGGAGTGGCTGCTGGAGCCCGGAGACATGCTCTACCTGCCGCCGCGCTGGGCTCACGACGGCATCGCCGAAGGCGAGTGCATGACCTGCTCGATCGGCTTCCGCTCGGCCGGCGCGCGCGAACTCGGCCGCGAACTGCTGCAGCGCGCGCTCGACAGCGATGAAGATGAAGCCGGTGATGCGATCTACCGCGATCCGGCGCAGGCGGCGACCACCGCGCCCGGGCGCATCCCGGAGGCATTGCATGCCTTCGGCCTGGACGCCATGCGCGCCTGGCTGGAGCAGCAGGGTGGTTTCGATCTCGCACTCGGTGAAGTGCTCAGCGAGCCCAAACCGGGCGTGTGGTTCGACGCGGGCGCGCCGCTACCGAGCGGCTGCGCGGTGCGGCTCGATCGCCGCACCCGCATGATCTACGACAGGCGGCATGTCTTCATCAACGGCGAGGCATTCCGGGCCGGCGGGCGCGATGCGACACTGATGCGGCGCCTGGCCGACCGCCGTACGCTCGATGCCGGTCGCCTGGACTCGCTGAGCGACGATGCCCGTGAGCTTCTCGACCAGTGGGCCCGGGCCGGCTGGTTGCACGCCGACGACGAAGGAGGATCGCGATGA
- a CDS encoding peptidylprolyl isomerase has product MLITSPCVVTLTWRLQDTLGNLIDELADPLEFFFGGNDLLEKVEEALLDQTTGFAAELHLEPEHAFGDYDSSLVFFESRAVMPEGIEIGMQFDGPPPGAATPDMPQEAIYTVTEVYPEHVVLDGNHPLAGIALRLNLVVRDVREATEDEIEAGSVGSSAFTVLNTAPPDTPLH; this is encoded by the coding sequence ATGCTCATCACGTCCCCCTGCGTCGTCACCCTGACCTGGCGCCTGCAAGACACCCTAGGCAACCTGATCGACGAACTGGCCGATCCGCTGGAGTTCTTCTTCGGCGGCAACGACCTGCTGGAGAAGGTCGAGGAAGCCCTGCTCGACCAGACCACCGGCTTCGCTGCCGAACTGCACCTCGAACCCGAACATGCGTTCGGCGACTACGACTCTTCGCTGGTGTTCTTCGAGTCGCGCGCGGTCATGCCTGAGGGCATCGAGATCGGCATGCAGTTCGACGGCCCGCCGCCCGGCGCCGCGACGCCGGACATGCCGCAGGAAGCGATCTACACCGTCACCGAGGTCTACCCCGAGCATGTGGTGCTCGACGGCAACCACCCGCTGGCCGGCATCGCGCTGCGGCTGAACCTGGTGGTGCGCGACGTGCGTGAAGCCACCGAAGACGAGATCGAGGCCGGCAGCGTCGGCTCTTCGGCGTTCACGGTGCTCAACACCGCGCCGCCGGACACGCCGCTGCACTGA
- the dut gene encoding dUTP diphosphatase translates to MTTIDLKVLDPRMAEQIPSYATPGSAGLDLRACLDAPLVLAPGQTQLIPTGLSIHIGDPGLAAMILPRSGLGHKHGIVLGNLVGLIDSDYQGPLMVSCWNRGSTEFTVQPMERIAQLVIVPVVQAAFRRVDEFGASQRGEGGFGSTGKH, encoded by the coding sequence ATGACCACGATCGACCTGAAGGTGCTCGACCCGCGCATGGCCGAGCAGATCCCCTCGTATGCCACGCCGGGCAGTGCCGGCCTGGACCTGCGTGCCTGCCTCGATGCGCCGCTGGTGCTGGCGCCCGGACAGACGCAGCTGATTCCCACCGGGCTGTCCATCCACATCGGCGACCCTGGCCTGGCGGCGATGATCCTGCCGCGCTCGGGCCTGGGCCACAAGCACGGCATCGTGCTGGGCAACCTGGTCGGCCTGATCGACTCCGATTACCAGGGCCCGCTGATGGTCAGCTGCTGGAACCGCGGCAGCACCGAGTTCACCGTGCAGCCGATGGAGCGCATCGCGCAGCTCGTCATCGTGCCGGTGGTGCAGGCGGCGTTCCGCCGTGTCGACGAGTTCGGCGCTTCGCAGCGCGGCGAGGGCGGCTTCGGCTCGACCGGCAAGCACTGA
- the coaBC gene encoding bifunctional phosphopantothenoylcysteine decarboxylase/phosphopantothenate--cysteine ligase CoaBC has protein sequence MDTPVTPNGALAGRHIVLGLSGGIACYKAAELTRALVKAGATVQVVMTAAAEQFITAVTLQALSNRPVYASQWDPRAPNNMAHINLTREADAVLVAPASADFVAKLLHGRADDLLSLLCLARPIERCPLLVAPAMNREMWAHPATQRNFAQLRADGASVLGPAAGDQACGEIGDGRMLEPDELLDELIAFFQPKALLGKKLLITAGPTFEPIDPVRGITNLSSGKMGFAIARAAADAGAEVTLVAGPVHLATPRRVKRIDVRTAQQMYDAVLPAAPRHDVFIATAAVADWRPATLAEQKIKKNGSKVVPSFELTENADILAAVAKLPDRPYCVGFAAESHDLLKHAREKLTRKNVPLIVGNLGPATFGQDDNALTLVDANGHRELPRADKLTLARALVAEIAARLSPEST, from the coding sequence ATGGACACCCCTGTGACCCCGAACGGCGCGCTCGCCGGCCGGCACATCGTGCTTGGCCTGTCGGGCGGCATCGCCTGCTACAAGGCGGCCGAGCTGACGCGCGCACTGGTCAAGGCGGGTGCCACGGTGCAGGTGGTGATGACGGCCGCGGCCGAGCAGTTCATCACCGCGGTGACGCTGCAGGCCTTGTCGAACCGGCCCGTGTACGCGAGCCAGTGGGACCCGCGCGCGCCGAACAACATGGCGCACATCAACCTGACGCGGGAGGCCGATGCGGTGCTGGTCGCCCCTGCCAGCGCCGACTTCGTCGCCAAGCTGCTGCACGGCCGCGCCGACGACCTGCTCAGCCTGCTGTGCCTGGCCCGGCCGATCGAACGCTGCCCGCTGCTGGTGGCGCCGGCGATGAACCGCGAGATGTGGGCGCACCCGGCCACGCAGCGCAACTTCGCGCAGCTGCGCGCCGACGGCGCCAGCGTGCTCGGCCCAGCCGCCGGCGACCAGGCCTGCGGCGAGATCGGCGACGGCCGCATGCTCGAGCCGGACGAATTGCTCGACGAGCTGATCGCCTTCTTCCAGCCCAAGGCCCTGCTCGGCAAGAAGTTGCTGATCACCGCCGGCCCGACCTTCGAGCCGATCGACCCGGTGCGCGGCATCACCAACCTGTCCAGCGGCAAGATGGGCTTCGCGATCGCGCGCGCCGCAGCCGACGCGGGAGCCGAGGTCACGCTGGTGGCCGGCCCGGTGCACCTGGCCACGCCGCGCCGCGTGAAGCGCATCGACGTGCGCACCGCGCAGCAGATGTACGACGCGGTGCTGCCGGCCGCGCCGCGCCACGATGTCTTCATCGCCACCGCCGCGGTGGCCGACTGGCGCCCGGCGACGCTGGCCGAGCAGAAGATCAAGAAGAACGGCAGCAAGGTGGTGCCGAGCTTCGAACTCACCGAGAACGCGGACATCCTGGCCGCTGTGGCCAAGCTGCCCGATCGCCCCTACTGCGTCGGCTTTGCGGCCGAGAGCCACGACCTGCTCAAGCACGCGCGCGAGAAGCTGACGCGCAAGAACGTGCCGCTGATCGTCGGCAACCTCGGCCCGGCCACTTTCGGCCAGGACGACAACGCGCTGACCCTCGTCGACGCGAACGGCCACCGCGAGCTGCCGCGTGCCGACAAGCTCACCCTGGCGCGTGCGCTCGTCGCCGAGATCGCCGCGCGCCTCAGCCCCGAATCCACATGA
- the lepB gene encoding signal peptidase I — protein sequence MLIGFSINEGLFLATLATGACWVAWRLRLRRLGSVPVKKPWWVHFGAELFVVVALMFTCRVAVADWPKVPTGSMEPTLRVGDYLLVNHFAYGPRLPFTNTAIELGQPQRGDVVVFRFPPDVSQFYVKRLVGLPGDVVRFENGVVSLGEAPAQVQLLGEGVEPGTAEEDRGQWLLRETLEGRSHAIKVNPFVQGRMPLEALASHCSVQRAGAWRCVVPAGHYLMLGDNRDNSMDSRIWGFLPHEQVYGKAVRVLFNFSDRSRAWTPL from the coding sequence ATGCTGATCGGTTTCTCGATCAACGAGGGCCTGTTCCTGGCCACGCTGGCCACGGGCGCCTGCTGGGTGGCCTGGCGGCTGCGCCTGCGCCGGCTCGGCAGCGTGCCGGTGAAGAAGCCCTGGTGGGTGCACTTCGGCGCTGAGCTGTTCGTCGTGGTCGCGCTGATGTTCACCTGCCGCGTGGCGGTGGCCGATTGGCCGAAGGTGCCGACGGGCTCAATGGAGCCGACGCTGCGGGTGGGCGACTACCTGCTCGTCAACCACTTCGCCTACGGCCCGCGGCTGCCGTTCACGAACACGGCGATCGAGCTCGGGCAGCCGCAGCGCGGCGACGTGGTGGTGTTCCGCTTTCCGCCGGACGTCTCGCAGTTCTACGTGAAGCGGCTGGTCGGCCTGCCCGGCGATGTGGTGCGCTTCGAGAACGGCGTGGTCAGCCTCGGCGAGGCACCGGCGCAGGTGCAGCTGCTCGGCGAGGGTGTCGAGCCCGGCACCGCTGAAGAAGACCGCGGCCAGTGGCTGCTGCGCGAGACGCTCGAAGGCCGCAGCCACGCGATCAAGGTGAACCCGTTCGTGCAGGGTCGCATGCCGCTGGAGGCGCTGGCCTCGCACTGCAGCGTTCAGCGCGCCGGTGCCTGGCGCTGCGTGGTGCCGGCCGGCCACTACCTGATGCTGGGCGACAACCGCGACAACTCGATGGACTCGCGGATCTGGGGCTTCCTTCCGCACGAGCAGGTCTACGGCAAGGCGGTGCGTGTGCTCTTCAACTTCTCCGACCGATCGCGCGCATGGACACCCCTGTGA
- a CDS encoding transglutaminase family protein: MNHPTRRDFLGAAAATAAAGLLPSAAQAQERRFAPEPGAWRSFEFTTRIELIKPAGAARAWLPIPSIDTEYQRSLDNDWTGNAAVTRVVADSHYGAKMLYAEFPAGSAAPVLQLTSRVQTRSRATDWSRKVAVQEDPATLKAWTAATDLMPTDGIVRQTAMDATKGAKTDLDKVQRLYDWVVANTHREPKVRGCGVGDIKAMLETGNMGGKCGDINALFVGLCRSVGVPARDVYGIRLVPSAFGYRELGGNPAKLQGAQHCRAEVFLASHGWVAMDPADVGKVMRLETTEWIKDVNHPVVAPVKKALFGGWEGNWMAFNTAHDVALPGSTVGDKLGFLMYPQAESAQGRYDALDPDNFKYTITAREIA; encoded by the coding sequence ATGAACCATCCCACTCGACGTGACTTTCTCGGTGCCGCTGCGGCCACAGCCGCGGCCGGTCTTTTGCCGTCGGCCGCCCAGGCCCAGGAGCGCCGTTTCGCGCCCGAGCCCGGCGCCTGGCGCAGCTTCGAATTCACCACGCGCATCGAGCTGATCAAGCCGGCCGGCGCGGCGCGGGCCTGGTTGCCGATCCCCTCGATCGACACCGAGTACCAGCGATCGCTGGACAACGACTGGACGGGCAATGCCGCCGTCACCCGCGTCGTGGCCGACAGTCACTACGGTGCGAAGATGCTCTACGCCGAGTTCCCCGCAGGCAGCGCCGCGCCGGTGCTTCAGCTCACCAGCCGCGTGCAGACGCGCAGCCGCGCCACCGACTGGTCGCGCAAGGTGGCGGTGCAGGAAGACCCGGCCACGCTGAAAGCCTGGACCGCGGCCACCGACCTGATGCCCACCGACGGCATCGTGCGCCAGACCGCGATGGACGCCACCAAGGGCGCGAAGACCGACCTCGACAAGGTGCAGCGCCTGTACGACTGGGTGGTGGCCAACACGCACCGCGAGCCGAAGGTGCGCGGCTGCGGCGTGGGCGACATCAAGGCCATGCTCGAGACCGGCAACATGGGCGGCAAGTGCGGTGACATCAACGCGCTGTTCGTCGGCCTGTGCCGCTCTGTCGGCGTGCCCGCGCGCGACGTGTACGGCATCCGCCTGGTGCCCTCGGCCTTCGGCTACCGCGAACTCGGCGGCAACCCGGCCAAGCTGCAAGGGGCGCAACATTGCCGCGCCGAGGTGTTCCTGGCCTCTCACGGCTGGGTGGCGATGGACCCGGCCGACGTCGGCAAGGTCATGCGCCTGGAGACCACGGAGTGGATCAAGGACGTCAACCACCCGGTGGTGGCGCCGGTGAAGAAAGCCCTGTTCGGCGGCTGGGAAGGCAACTGGATGGCCTTCAACACCGCGCACGACGTGGCGCTGCCGGGCTCGACCGTCGGCGACAAGCTCGGCTTCCTGATGTACCCGCAGGCCGAGAGCGCGCAGGGTCGCTACGACGCACTCGACCCTGACAACTTCAAGTACACCATCACGGCACGCGAGATCGCCTGA
- a CDS encoding TlpA disulfide reductase family protein, whose product MTFAKPIDRRVALCAMAGAMLLPSGAARASFELLPWPSSRAVPPLLLTDLDGRPWSLQGLRGRPVMLNFWASWCEPCRAEMPSLDLMALKYERDGLAVLTVNFKDGVQTVRRFLDAVPLSLPVLMDRDGAVAKAWGVNVFPTTLLVSRRGAPVGIVRGEVEWNGADGRRLIESLLAV is encoded by the coding sequence ATGACGTTTGCCAAGCCCATCGATCGGCGCGTGGCGCTGTGCGCGATGGCCGGTGCCATGCTGCTGCCTTCAGGTGCGGCGCGGGCCTCGTTCGAGCTGTTGCCGTGGCCGTCGTCTCGCGCGGTGCCACCGCTGTTGCTCACCGACCTGGACGGGCGGCCCTGGTCGCTGCAGGGCTTGCGTGGCCGGCCCGTGATGCTGAACTTCTGGGCCTCGTGGTGCGAGCCCTGCCGCGCCGAGATGCCCTCGCTGGACCTGATGGCGCTGAAGTACGAGCGAGACGGCCTGGCGGTGCTGACGGTCAACTTCAAGGACGGCGTGCAGACCGTGCGGCGCTTCCTCGACGCGGTGCCGCTGTCGCTGCCGGTGCTGATGGACCGCGATGGCGCGGTCGCCAAGGCCTGGGGCGTGAACGTGTTCCCGACCACGCTGCTGGTTTCGCGCCGGGGCGCCCCGGTGGGCATCGTGCGCGGCGAGGTCGAGTGGAACGGCGCCGACGGCAGGCGCCTGATCGAATCCCTCCTGGCGGTGTGA
- a CDS encoding cation:proton antiporter, protein MPTQANAATAVAHAASAPLWTLDGLRAADPVLGLALLMLVALLLAEMLHRTWRIPRICGHMLTGAIAGPVMLRLFEGLELDPWKPLIDLAIGAMLFELGTRIRPRWLLDNRWLAASCLLQSALCGALVMGALVWLGAPWLTAAVAGTVALSTSPVIVLAVTHESRSRGQVTERLLLMAAVNAVIAVIGLKVLRIMLASDADSPTEEFTRASISALRVISGSFLLGVACGFALDRLSPLVRGTPAMPVLQIALVIIASMLAAQWTLSPLLALLVAGMTARARMKHGLTVEPHLGSAGAVLNVLLFICLGLLFSLEGIGRLWPWVLVIVLARLLGTALAVGVLARRSGLGWHQAAGLSLALQPMSSLAVLLAADTFGWTTHLPGAHTPTIQALLLATTLMQVTGPIWTQLALRHLAHETNEG, encoded by the coding sequence ATGCCGACGCAAGCCAACGCCGCCACTGCCGTCGCCCACGCCGCGTCGGCTCCGCTGTGGACACTCGATGGTCTGCGCGCCGCCGACCCGGTGCTCGGCCTGGCGCTGCTGATGCTGGTGGCGCTGCTGCTCGCGGAGATGCTGCACCGCACCTGGCGCATCCCGCGCATCTGCGGCCACATGCTCACCGGTGCGATCGCCGGGCCGGTGATGCTGCGCTTGTTCGAGGGCCTGGAGCTCGACCCCTGGAAGCCGCTGATCGACCTGGCCATCGGCGCCATGCTGTTCGAGCTGGGCACGCGCATCCGCCCGCGCTGGCTGCTCGACAACCGCTGGCTCGCCGCCAGCTGCCTGCTGCAGTCGGCACTGTGCGGCGCGCTGGTGATGGGCGCGCTGGTGTGGCTCGGCGCGCCCTGGCTCACGGCGGCGGTGGCAGGCACCGTGGCGCTGTCGACCTCGCCGGTGATCGTGCTGGCCGTCACTCATGAGTCGCGCTCCCGCGGCCAGGTCACCGAGCGGCTGCTCTTGATGGCGGCCGTCAACGCGGTGATAGCGGTGATCGGCCTGAAGGTGCTGCGTATCATGCTCGCCTCCGACGCCGACTCGCCGACCGAGGAGTTCACCCGCGCCTCGATCAGCGCACTGCGCGTCATCAGCGGCTCCTTCCTGCTCGGCGTGGCCTGCGGCTTCGCGCTCGACCGGCTGAGCCCGCTGGTGCGCGGTACGCCGGCCATGCCGGTGCTGCAGATCGCCCTGGTCATCATCGCCAGCATGCTGGCCGCGCAGTGGACGCTGTCGCCGCTGCTCGCCCTGCTGGTGGCCGGCATGACGGCACGCGCGCGCATGAAGCACGGCCTGACGGTGGAGCCTCACCTGGGCTCGGCCGGGGCGGTGCTCAACGTGCTACTGTTCATCTGCCTGGGCCTGCTGTTCTCGCTCGAGGGCATCGGCCGGCTGTGGCCTTGGGTGCTGGTGATCGTGCTGGCGCGGCTGCTCGGCACGGCGCTGGCGGTCGGCGTGCTGGCGCGCCGCAGCGGGCTGGGCTGGCACCAGGCGGCCGGCCTCTCGCTGGCGCTGCAGCCGATGAGCAGCCTGGCCGTGCTGCTCGCGGCCGACACCTTCGGCTGGACCACCCACCTGCCCGGCGCGCACACGCCCACCATTCAGGCCCTGCTGCTGGCCACCACGCTCATGCAGGTGACCGGCCCGATCTGGACCCAGCTCGCGCTGCGCCATCTGGCGCACGAGACCAACGAAGGCTGA